The DNA sequence GCGGCGACACCGCCGATCAGTACTTCGCCCGCACCGAATGCGTGGCCGGTGTGCAGGACATGCGTTTCCAGGAGTTGATGCCCGATGTCCTGCACTGGTTCGGGATCCGCAAGATCCACCGCCTGGTGTCGATGAGCAACATGAAGTACGACGCGATCACGGGCTCGGGAATCGAAGTGGGAGAACGGATCAACATTCCCGACGAGCTGATCCCGCCGGACGCCCGGGTGGAGATCGACGCGAAGATGGCGGCCGGGTACTTCACGCCGGGTCCGGTGCCCGACGCCGAGGAACTCAAGAAGGTCAAGGGCCGCGGGTTGACGCCATGACGACGGCCGCCGCGCTGCGCAGCACCGACGCCGTCCGGGAACGCTCCGGGGAACTGCTGCGGCGGGCCCGCGCGGGCGACTCGGCGTGGTTCACCGTCGCCGACGACGCTCTCGATCGGGCCGCCGACGTCGTCGCCGACGTCACCCGCTCGCGCTATCCCGACCTCGACATCCCGTTTCACAGTCGGTGGCGGCATTTCGAAGCCGGCGGGGTGAACCGCACCGCGGCACTCGAGGGAGACCCTCGGGCGATGATCGACGTGGCGGTGGTCAGTGTGCTGCTCGACGCCGGCGCCGGCGCGGACTGGAGCTTCCGCGAAGAGTGCACAGGACAACGATTCTCGCGATCGGAGGGGCTGGCGGTCGCGAGCTGGCACGCGTTCGCCGGCGGGGTGTTCTCGTCGGATCCGGGCGATCCGCTGCGGGCGGACGCCGAAGGGCTGCGGTCGTTGACCGTCGACCGTTTGGCCGCGGCCTTCCAGGTCGGGGCCGGCAATCCGCTGGTGGGGCTCGACGGTCGGGTGGAACTGCTGCATCGTCTCGGTGACGCCGTGAGCGCGGAGGTGTTCGGCGGGCGGCCCGGCGGGATGTTCGACGCGCTCACCGTTACGGCTCAGACGGTGTACGCCCACGACATCCTCACGCTGCTGCTCGATACACTGTCGTCGATCTGGTTGAGCGACAACGAGATCGGCGGCGAGCCGCTGGGTGACTGCTGGCTTCATCCCGTGGTGGGCTGGGTTCCGTTCCACAAACTGTCGCAGTGGCTGACGTACTCACTGCTCGAACCGTTCACGTGGGCGGGTGTGCCGGTGGTGGGTGTCGACGCGCTCACCGGGCTGCCCGAGTACCGCAACGGCGGGCTGCTGCTCGACACCGGTGTGCTGGCGCTGCGCGAACCGGAGTCCGCTCGCCGCACATGGCAGGTCGGCGACGAACCGGTGGTGGAGTGGCGGGCGCTGACCGTGGCGCTGCTCGACGAGCTCGCACCGCTGGTGTGCGCGCGGCTCGGCGCCGAGATGCCGCTGGCGTGCGTCCTCGAGGGTGGGACGTGGGCGGCCGGGCGCATGTTGGCCCAGCGGGCCCGCGGCGGGTTGCCGCCGTTGACCGTCGCCAGCGACGGCACCGTCTTCTGACGTGAGAACAGGAGCTGACATGGGCGAAGTCCACCTCGTCGACCACCCGCTGGTGGCGCACAAGCTGACGCTGCTGCGGCGGAAGGACGCCTCGACCCACAGCTTCCGGCAGTTGCTGCACGAGATCTCGGCGCTGATGGCCTACGAGGTGCTGCGCGACATCCCGACGCAGGACTTCGAGGTGGAGACCCCGCTGGAGACGACCGTCGGCAAGGTGATCGACGGGAAGAAGCTGGTGTTCGTGTCGATCCTGCGGGCGGGCACCGGCATCCTCGACGGCATGCTGGCCGTCGTTCCCGGCGCCCGGGTCGGCCACATCGGGCTCTACCGCGACCCGAAAACGCTCGTCGCCGTCGAGTACTACTTCAAGATGCCGGCCGGGATGGAGGAGCGCGACGTCGTCGTGGTCGACCCGATGCTGGCCACCGGTCATTCGGCGGTGGCGGCCGTGGACCGGCTCAAGGAGTGCGGTCCGCGCTCGATCAAGTTCGTCTGCCTGCTCACCTG is a window from the Mycolicibacterium litorale genome containing:
- a CDS encoding DUF1688 family protein yields the protein MTTAAALRSTDAVRERSGELLRRARAGDSAWFTVADDALDRAADVVADVTRSRYPDLDIPFHSRWRHFEAGGVNRTAALEGDPRAMIDVAVVSVLLDAGAGADWSFREECTGQRFSRSEGLAVASWHAFAGGVFSSDPGDPLRADAEGLRSLTVDRLAAAFQVGAGNPLVGLDGRVELLHRLGDAVSAEVFGGRPGGMFDALTVTAQTVYAHDILTLLLDTLSSIWLSDNEIGGEPLGDCWLHPVVGWVPFHKLSQWLTYSLLEPFTWAGVPVVGVDALTGLPEYRNGGLLLDTGVLALREPESARRTWQVGDEPVVEWRALTVALLDELAPLVCARLGAEMPLACVLEGGTWAAGRMLAQRARGGLPPLTVASDGTVF
- the upp gene encoding uracil phosphoribosyltransferase produces the protein MGEVHLVDHPLVAHKLTLLRRKDASTHSFRQLLHEISALMAYEVLRDIPTQDFEVETPLETTVGKVIDGKKLVFVSILRAGTGILDGMLAVVPGARVGHIGLYRDPKTLVAVEYYFKMPAGMEERDVVVVDPMLATGHSAVAAVDRLKECGPRSIKFVCLLTCPEGIAAMREAHPDVPIYTAAVDRQLDEHGYIVPGLGDAGDRIFGTK